The DNA segment CGCCATGGACACGTCAAGTGCCTGGGCCATGGCCCCGTCCCGCATGGCGGAGGACCGCGCCGTGCTGGTCATCAACCCCCACCAGCACTACCAGGGGCCCTTCCAATGGTATGAGGCCCACCTCTCGGCGGGCGACCTGAACATGTACGGCGCCGCCCTGCGCGGCATCCCCGTCATTGTGCAGGGCCACAACGGCGCGCTGGGCTGGGGGCTCACGCCCAACTTCCCGGACTTTGCCGACGTGTATGACGAGCAGCCGGCCGGGGGCGGGGGGGAGGCGCGGGGGAATCCCAAGGACCCGAGGCGCTCCGCCCCGGAACTGCCCTTCGCGCCGGAGGCGCTGGCCGCGCTGGAATACATGTCGCGGACCCGCCCCTACCACGTCCTCACGGAGCGCGGACTCGAGGAGCGCCACACCCCGGTGTATCTCGGGGCGCGCGGGCCGATTCTCGAGGGGCCGCAGGGGGGGCTCTTTTCCTGGCGCATCGGCGGCTACGGCATGACCGGCGGCCTGCGGCAACTGATCGAAATGGGCCGCGCCCAAAACCTTGCGCAGTTTCAGGCGGCCCTGTCCGCCGGGCAAATCCCCTGCTTCCATGTGGTGTACGCCGACCGGGAGGGCAACATCTTCTATCTTTACAACACCCGGCCCGGCCTGCGGCCCGACATGCCGCCGGTACTGAACAACACTCCCGGCCAGGAACCCCTGAGTTATGACCGGCCCCTGCCCCTGACGCTGGATGTCCTGGGCTGGGCCGAACTGGTCGCGGTGGACGCCCTGCCCGCCATCACCAACCCCGCCTCGGGCTATGTCCAGGCCTGCGGCAACCCGCCCTGGACCGTCACCGAGAACCCGCCTTTCGGCCCGGCCAACTGGCCCGGCTGGCTGGCGCGGGACGGGGATTCCCACCGCGCCATGCGCGCACGCCAGCTCCTCCGCGCGGGAACCCGGTCATTCCGCGACCACCAGTCCATGCTTTTTGACACCGTGGTCCCCGCCGCCATGGACACCGTGCCCGTGCTCCTGGCCATCGCCGACAACCGGCCCGACCTGGTGGCCGCCTCCCACCCCGACATGGCCGCCGGGCTGGACCTCCTCCGCAAATGGAATTTTGTGGCGGACACCAACGCGGCGGGCATGACGTTCTACCATGTCTGGTGGGCCATGTTCCGCGCCCAGCTCGCCATGGGCGCCCCGGTGTCCCTTCCCGACCGGGAACTCTTCGCCGCCCTGGCCTCGGGCGCGCCACAGGCCCAGGAGGCCGCCATACGCGCCGCGGCGGACGCGGCGCGCACCCTGCGCAACACCCAACGGACCCTCTCCGTGCCCTGGGGTGATGTTCACCGGCTACGGCGCGGGGCGCGGGACGAGGCGGCGCCGGGCGCGGGCACCGGCGAACCCCTCCTCCTCCTGTCCGACCAAATGTATGACGGGGAGGCGTGGCGCGCCACGTATGGCACGGGCTTCGCCATGGCCGTGCAGTTTGGGGACCCGGCCGAGGCTTTCAGCCTGTCCCCCTTCGGCGCGTCGGAAAACCCCCAATCCCCCCATTTCTCGGACCAGATGGACCTCCTGCTGGAGCGCCGCCTGAAACCCGCGCGCCACACCGCCGAATCCGTGCTGAGGCACGCCCGCCTGGCATTGGGATGCCGGGTGACCCTCCTGCCACGCGGGGTGCCGGGAGCCCTCACCCTGGTCAGTCCCGCGCCGTTGCAGGCGCGGGTGGCCACCCTGGAAGAAACCCCCGTCCCCTTGCCGGAGGGGCACACGGCATTCACGCTGTTCATGGAGCCGGAAAGATCCCCCAAGGGCGCGCCGGTGACGGTGGACCTCAGCGTGCAACTGCCCCCCGAACTCTGTGTGGACTCCGGATTGGACCAGTTGTCCCTCTTTGCCCTCGAGGAGGGGCTCGGCTGGTATTCCCTGACCGAGCAGGAACTCGACCGGGCCACCCGCACCTTTCACGGGCATCATGACACGGCGGCCCGGCTTTACGCGCTGCTCGGACCGGCGGAACTCCTGCCCCCTGCGGGCTTGGAAACCCCCGCCGCGCCGCCTGAGGAACGGAATGAGACCGGCACGGGACTCTTTGGGTTGGATGTGCTGTTGGCAAACCACCCCATACCACGGCCCTCCTCCGGACGTGGCGGACTGTTTGTGTTTGAGCGGGGCAAATCCGAGAAAAAGGATGAAAACGATTCGGTTACGACAGAAAATGATGAAAA comes from the Candidatus Hydrogenedentota bacterium genome and includes:
- a CDS encoding penicillin acylase family protein — translated: MIRSGNKKAGAFPILRRAVLLACVLCLPAVAQPVSDPAQLWGQASLYRDEWGIPHVYADNPYALGFAFGYAQAEDHLESMLLAYRMATGRLAAVLGEAYAASDVFALKMGHGQIAGAGLAQADPVTRDLCEGFALGVNAFLVDRPDQAPAWADGVRPEDILALWHAFLMSFAPLDLPGAYRPPPAMDTSSAWAMAPSRMAEDRAVLVINPHQHYQGPFQWYEAHLSAGDLNMYGAALRGIPVIVQGHNGALGWGLTPNFPDFADVYDEQPAGGGGEARGNPKDPRRSAPELPFAPEALAALEYMSRTRPYHVLTERGLEERHTPVYLGARGPILEGPQGGLFSWRIGGYGMTGGLRQLIEMGRAQNLAQFQAALSAGQIPCFHVVYADREGNIFYLYNTRPGLRPDMPPVLNNTPGQEPLSYDRPLPLTLDVLGWAELVAVDALPAITNPASGYVQACGNPPWTVTENPPFGPANWPGWLARDGDSHRAMRARQLLRAGTRSFRDHQSMLFDTVVPAAMDTVPVLLAIADNRPDLVAASHPDMAAGLDLLRKWNFVADTNAAGMTFYHVWWAMFRAQLAMGAPVSLPDRELFAALASGAPQAQEAAIRAAADAARTLRNTQRTLSVPWGDVHRLRRGARDEAAPGAGTGEPLLLLSDQMYDGEAWRATYGTGFAMAVQFGDPAEAFSLSPFGASENPQSPHFSDQMDLLLERRLKPARHTAESVLRHARLALGCRVTLLPRGVPGALTLVSPAPLQARVATLEETPVPLPEGHTAFTLFMEPERSPKGAPVTVDLSVQLPPELCVDSGLDQLSLFALEEGLGWYSLTEQELDRATRTFHGHHDTAARLYALLGPAELLPPAGLETPAAPPEERNETGTGLFGLDVLLANHPIPRPSSGRGGLFVFERGKSEKKDENDSVTTENDENGDQKRLFKMQIGEHESSENTLPIPEVPGFHFGPGAHKPQEQYADGTAQKIFKLERLDRVQLPGETEVPGTPMSGEAAPLPTQGVETPPQKEEEKTPEDAQEPPPVPEGPTKNFNRSEAEIPANIPRDPAFNFGPAFKENAPASADTPGTGTRVFKIERESPGP